Part of the Streptomyces sp. NBC_00457 genome, TGAAGCATGCGCCGGGGGCCCCGATCGTCGTAGAGCTGCGGTACGAGCCGGACTCCCTGGTGGTCGAGGTCGCCAACGGGCCGGTGTCCGAGGCGGCGGATGGCGGGCGACGGCTCGTGGTGAGCGGCGGGCAGGGGCTGACCGGGCTGCAGGAACGGGCCCGGCTGGTCGGCGGCATGGTGCATGCCGGGCCGGCGGCGGGCGGGGGGTTCCGGGTCGCGGGCGTCCTGCCGTACGGGAGCGCGGAGCGGGCGGGTTCGGTGGCGCAGGTGACGACGTTCGTCGAAGCGACGAACGACTTCCGGGGGCAGAGCGAGGGGGCGCGGCCCGGCGACGGTGGAGCAGTCATCGACTGGTCCGGCCCGCCGGAGAAGCAGAAGGAGCTCGACCTCGCCATGGGAAGCAAGAAGAAGGGCATCGCGATCGGGTGCGGCGCCGCACTCGTGATCATCGTCGGTCTCGGGGCGCTTGCCGTCTGGGGCATCGCCAAACTGTGGAACGAGAGCGACAAGGCCATGATCGAACCGTCCGTCTACAAGTCCGTGAAGGTCGGCGACACCGAGACGGCCGTACGAGGCAAGCTGCCGGACGGCGAGTCGTTCCTGACCGACGGTCTGCGCGACAAGGGGCCCGCGAAGCCGAAAGGCGCCGACTGCCTGGTCCTCCTGTCGACGGAGATACCGGACAACCTGGACGACGAGCCGCTCTTCCGGTTCTGCTTCAGGGACGGAAAACTGATCGAGAAGCAGTCGTACACGGTCAAGTCGTAGGCGTACGGCGACTCTTGGGGCGTGAGTAAGGTGGGGGCGTGGGGCGTCCTCACGTCCCGTCCGTACCAAAAGCCTTGCGGGAGAGCTGTGATCAGGGTCCTCGTCGCGGATGACGAACCGCTCATCCGGGCGGGCATCAGGATGATCCTCACCTCCGCCGACGACATCGACGTCGTGGCGGAGGCCGGCAACGGCCGCGAGGCGGTCGACCTGGTCCGGGCCCACGCCGTCGACGTGGCCCTGCTCGACATCCAGATGCCGGTGCTGGACGGGCTGAGTGCCCTGGCCGAGCTACGGCGGGTCGCGCCGTCCGTACGCCCGCTGATCCTGACGACGTTCGGCGAACGCGAGAACGTACTGCGCGCACTGAGCCACGGCGGCGCGGGATTCCTTCTGAAGGACTCGGCACCGGGCGAGCTGATCCAAGCGGTACGGGCTGCGGCGGCCGGGGACGCGTACCTCTCCCCCGGCGCCACCCGCCACGTCGTCGACTCGCTCGCCTCGGGCCCGGCTGCGGCCCGCGCGGAGGAGGCGCGGCGACGCCTGCAGTCGCTCAGCGAACGGGAGTTGGAGGTCCTCGC contains:
- a CDS encoding response regulator transcription factor; this encodes MIRVLVADDEPLIRAGIRMILTSADDIDVVAEAGNGREAVDLVRAHAVDVALLDIQMPVLDGLSALAELRRVAPSVRPLILTTFGERENVLRALSHGGAGFLLKDSAPGELIQAVRAAAAGDAYLSPGATRHVVDSLASGPAAARAEEARRRLQSLSERELEVLALLGEGLSNADAGERIHVSEATVKTYVSRILTKLQCENRVQAALLARDAGLGPLDRTTYSLD